ACTAAACAAGAAGCAGATAAATTAAAGTGAAATTGAACGGAAACAGTAAAACTTTGACGATTGGACGTGATTTAAcgaatcaaaaataaaaataaaacactcaaatatcacatgtacataattACCCTTTGCTATGAAACTCAAAATTGAGCTAATTCTGTTTCCACGGTTCATCCTTGAAATGTTTCTACAACTAGATTGGAGTCTCTACCTGTGGTCAATTCAATTGAATGGACATGATTTcaaaaggcacacacctgtctataaGATCCCAACgttgacagtgcatgtcagagcacaAACCGAGCCATGAAGTCAAGACAGGATTGAcagacaggattgtatcgaggcacagatctggggaatGGTACAGAAAAATTCATCAAGCcggagaaccacagcaggagaaccaggaccaggatccacaggaaccagagaaccacagcagagagagagagagaagaaaagcacaagcctggatggtggtggagggatgCATCATAGACAATATCACCCCCCCTCTCTGCCACAGCCTGGCAGAGGGCTGCAGAGGGCTGCAGAGGGCTGCCTCCAGACAGAGATTCTTCAGTAGAAATAAACCTCTCAGTGTCatgtttaacatttattaattattactttaattatttacaacattttgtacaaaaataaactCCAAAACAGAATTCAGTCAGTTGGACTGAACATCCTGTGTTTCCCCTCATGAATAAATAGTGTCACATTTAAAAGATAACGCTTGATCGTGCCTCAATAGTGCTTTGCAGAAGGATAAAACTATTTGGTTTTAGAGACTAAacgaaacaaataaaacaaaaaagcaaataaatacaaaaaattgGGTTGAGTCCTTTGGGTTTATGAGCCAAAAATGTGACTGTAGACTTGAACTAGACTAGACCAGAGGCTGTAATAAAATCATGTAAAGCTCACAGTGGTTATAGTTTCTGATCAGGTGTGTCAGGGATTGACTTGCAGAGATCCACTTCTGCTAAGGTATTCTAGAAATGCCACAGTTTGAAACACTATCATCAGTAGAAAGCCGAACAGTGTGAACCCGACATTTAGAGCTCCAAGAATCAGTCTGACATTTGTCTGACATTTAAACCAACTCAGCAAACTCAGAACTCAGAAAGAGGAActaaataaacatataaacatgCAAGACGTGCCACGGAAATGAGACAACATGGACCTGCAGAATAATGAACATGCTTTCTAAAGTTCCTCCCTAAGTTTCGCTGCAGTACGTTCACACTGATTGATCCACAAACCTTCAGTGGGCATCGGTGCGGCGTCACTGCTCTCCTCACCAGAGGTCACGTTCAAGACAAAATGCTCTGTGGGtgtaaagagagagacagagagagagagacagagaggagacagagagagagagacgagagagagagacagagagaggagagaggagagagagagagagagacacagagagagagagagagagagagagagacagagagagagagaagagagagacagagagagagagagagagacacagagagagagagagagagagagagacagagagagagagagagagacagagagagagagagagagagacgagagagagagagagagagagagagagagagacagagagagacagagagagagagacagagagagagagacacagagagagagagagacagagagagagagagagagagagagagagagagacagagagagagagacacagagagagagagagagagagagagagacagagagagagagagagagacagagagagagagagagagagagagacagagagagagagagaggacacagagagagagagagacacagagagagacagacagagagagagagacacagagagagagagacagagagagagagagagagagagagagagagacacagagagagagagacagagagagagagagagagagagagagagagagacagagagagagagagagagagagagagagagacagagagagagagagacagagagagacagagaagagagagagagagagagagagagagacacagagagagagagacagagagagagagagagagacagagacagagagagagagagagagagagaagagagagagagacagagagagagagagagacagagagagagagacagagacagagagagagagagagagagagagagagagagagacagagagagagagacacagagagagagacagagagagagagacagagagagagagacacagagagagagagacagagagagagacagagagagagagaaagagagagagagacacagagagagagagagagagagagagacagagagagagagagagagacagagagagagagagagagagacagagagagagagagagagagagagagacagagagagacagagagagagagacagagagagagagacacagagagagagagagacagagagagagagagagagagagagagagacagagagagagagacacagagagagagagagagagagagagacagagagagagagagagagacagagagagagagagagagagagagacagagagagagagagagacacagagagagagagagacacagagagagacagacagagagagagagacacagagagagagagacagagagagagacgagagagagagagagagagagagagagacacagagagagagagacagagagagagagagagagagagagagagagagagacagagagagagagagagagagagagagagagacagagagagagagagacagagagagacagagagagagagagagagaggagagagagagacacagagagagagagacagagagagagagagagagacagagacagagagagagagagagagagagagagagagagagagagacagagagagagagagagacagagagagagagacagagacagagagagagagagagagagagagagagagagacagagagagagagacacagagagagagacagagagagagagacagagagagagagacacagagagagagagacagagagagagacagagagagagagaaagagagagagagacacagagagagagagacagagagacaatgtgaatgcaaactaaaaaagactaaaactaaacttcctcatgtgtgtgttattgtccaTCTACTTTAAAACAGGAACTGAGTAATTTGAGAATTCATTGCCAGTAAAATGTGAATGACAGGTGACAGTTCTTGTCCTGACCTACATGGGCGgcgctcactaatatctcctcccctgACACTAGAgctgtatatatataaacaccAAGGGAAGACAGGACGGGCAGTTGGCATGTAAATACTAATCACGTCTGTAGAAGTTGGTGCTGTTTAGACAGAAATGTCCACCTGACACGCGTCTGTGACTTTCTCCTTAAACCTGACGACAATCCTCCTGGAGactttctctggtgttttggactctttctctggtgttttggactctttctctggtgttttggactctttctctgctgttttggactctttctctggtgttttggactctttctctgctgttttggactctttctctggtgttttggactctttctctgctgttttggactctttctctggtgttttggactCTCTGGTGTTTAAACACCTATCATTTCTCCAGTTCCTGTCCTCAGTAGCAGCGGGTGCTGCCGTGAGCTGCTCCCCGTCTCAGAGCGCTGACAGGCGGTCAGAGTCTCTGCAGGAAGACGGAGACGCTTTAAACCGGAGTTCAGCAGGAGTTTGTCTGCTGCTAGTTTCTCCAGGAGCAGGTAGGTTTGTCCCACAGAGGAGGCAGGAACAGATTCTGATCTATTCTGGGTTATTTAATGAGTAACATGTTTGTAAAAACCACTTTGGCTCTGATGCAGTAAGTCAGTAACAAACTGGACACTTTTATAATAGAATAGAAGAGGATTGTGTGGAGAACACATGGAGGAGAATCTTCTTTATAGACCATCAAACATGTGATAGAAAACTGGACCCTGGAGTTTACAACAAAGTCTCTGAGGTTTTCTGTCCACAGGGACAAGTGGAGGTTGGAGCGCTCAAATCATGGAAAATTAACTCTTTCATACATGAATTATGATCcttacctcagtcaggatttttgttcgactttcaggtgaaatttatggaaaatgtacaaagtgaatgctacagtgatattatatcatgaaagtagggcatttaagtagaagcatgcactggtgatttcttcattttaaactatttatttaaagaaaatctaccaacagtggtaggtaaaccacaacaaaacatgttcagtgtctcaataaattgggacgtggccaaaggacgtccactcctctcctttctgtgactcttccagtctctgtatcactgttccaacctcctgatgacactctgtgaccctctaagctcagtgaacacctccgtctgaggacttcctgtttgaagcctccagtgttgaggtgctgctgatcaactgttaggtgtcgtcttggtctcatgatgtcagaatgtgaacagcaggatgaggaggactgtttaaataccaattctaactgaagcaggaaatgtattggtggtggttcatcctgaaatttcacctgaaagccgaatatccctaagtttttgtgagtagtgtatatatatttattctaatttcatttagcttgtgttttcattgtaattAGTCTATAAGATGGTGTCATATTGGCTGGTGTTTGGGTATGTGTAATAAACGAATGCCACACCTAACGTGACACTGTGTTTTTCAACCCATGTTTTATGGGTTGAAGTAGAgtcagtgatgcatgatgtacacttcagtggacatgtccTATTGGATGcatctgttcctgttcctgccccccccctctgaacCCTGCCCCCCCTGCCTGCTCCTACATGTTCACCTGTaataagagctgctgctcctgtgtttcactttgtttcaggaCGGCCTGTTGAAGAATGGAGGGCTGGacggcttcttctctgctgtgtctgctggctgtgaggctgttctgtggtgcagcaggtgagaagctgcagactttatcatcatcaacatcctgCAAACGGgccacttttagtggacatgaatgtgtagaaacaagcaaagcaaacggaacagcagatcctggagcggcgacagagaggatcagtcagttttatctgtgtttcataatgttaataatcctgtttgatcctgtgaTTCAGCACCTGAACCATCAGCCCAACAGTGGATGacatttctgctcctcttcctctcttttgctctcagGAGTGACTGAGTGTCATGACAGGGCTCTGGATATCCAGGCAGTGGAGGGCAGTAACGTCACAGTGGAATGGTGCTTCTCGTCCAGAGCCAACATCTCCATCTCCTTCCTGGTGATCCACTGTTTGTTCTTGGCCCCTGAGTGGAAGCTGTTTTATCATCTTTACGACACAGTAAACATGGTTGAGGATCCTCCACACGAGCAGTTTGCAGGACGGGTTCAGTGCGACAAAGATGCTCTGAGAACAGGACGAGTCAGGTTTCACGTGTCCAGAGTCCAGATGAACGACTCGGGTCAGTACTGCTGTAGGACGGTGACTGGATCCGGCAGTAAGATCAAACCGTTCTCCCTCAACATCACAGGTGAGTGGACTcagacatggagcagacatggagcagacatggtgcagacatgaGAAATCACACTTGTTCTTTTAATGTTCCTTACAGCAGCTGAGCCCAAACCTCTGActccagaaccagaaccagaaccagaaccagaaccagaaccagagccaGAGAGCCGGGGGAGGCCGGGGCTCTATGCTGGACTGGGActggcagcagtagcagcagctcttctgtctgtctgtacattcAGAAACTGAAGCTCCTGAAGCTGCATCAGGAGCCTCAAGAGCACAATATGGTTCATCTGTGAAAGCAGGACTCTTCCTCTGAAGCCGCCCCACAGGTCATCATCAGAAACTACctggggaggtgggggggacCCACTGGATGGATCCCTGAGGACTGAGCTGGTTCTTCTGCAGGactctgagcagagaaacagtcCAGCTGAGACCTGGTGTCTCACAACAGTTTCAAAAACTATATAGTCTGTTTATCCTGCGACACTCAGCAGAAATAGACATGAAATGTGgtttaaattcattaaaagGTCCTTTGTTACGcataatgcactttttaaagtctttgtaaatgtaaatgtgtaaataaagaaatatttatttaaagttaaaCTCATTGTGGATGTTCACatacttttgtttctttatgatACATGAAGCTATGAGCTGTAgagactctgactctgactgagctctttattttcagcttctttaaaCTTTCTACTGAGCACTTCCTCAATTTACAGTTTGGAGACTTTACGTCCtgaggtcacatgacaacaGCGAAGCTACActgaggaataaaaagaaagaaaaggagcaagATTATTAAATGGAAGTGTTCAGTAGAACACTTCCTCCTCGAAGCAGAGGTCAGTCTTTGGCTCAGACTGGATGGAAGATATTCTATTCTATCTTCCATCCAGTCTGAGCCAAAGACTGACCTCTGCTTCGACCGCTGGCGCCATCTTGTGGCAGAAACAagacttttttcatttcagggccacatacagaaacacatacaaagggctgggccactaACTAGAAGTGAGCTATTCTGTCTATCACTATCGCTATCACTAGAGGggaatcaatcaaatgtaggtaaattctgcttgataactgaaaaaaaacagcctttccattagtgggctttcatttattagctgtggtacaagctgctctttgccttgtgggctcttgttcagtgagatccactaaaaatgccaaccagaggatcactgagctcatgaagagtccttctctcttcaaaactggtccatttctgatctcagggaataaaaccgctgcagcacagagacatgACTtaaccagcaccagcatcagagagggaagcttgaaatagtctgtgctagagccctggtgctcaaattaacagccttacctccactttcttgcccctcggcggacaccgtagattcctttgcgctcacctgtcccagctggagctccatccgtcgtacctccacacagctcgtcccatttaagtcccatcatgccaactgcacctggcacagcttcagaaacatcctcacctgtcctggtgctctttagcctgctaacatcaagcagctcctccgtaatgcagaagtgatcgtcattagttatcagctgagctctcatcacgtctgaaactttctacactcacttgctctcttgtGTTTCCTGAATTCTGCCGgttttgggtcacctgtagcacatttcttcttctattactcattttatagagaagctgcctcgttcaggacagttactccacctagtggtgagactaagaagtacaacacagtccagctcAGGTTCCATGTttgggccgcattccaatacagttttacattttcctgcGTTGTtggagtaaatgtttttttcacagatcTATTGGTGTGTTTCTTAGTGGACACATCTGCTGCTTGGACGGAGATTCAGACGCTTTTGTGTTGCattaaaaaccaataaaaacaagCAGGGAGCCCAGAGAGTGACGTGaagtgtttattcattcattcattcattctctgaATCAGCGGGACTCTGCAGGTCCGTCACACATCATCTGATTGGATCGATCACATTATCAGGATTTGTTGATCAGCAGAATGTCTCATTCATCCCACACTGGTTTTTGTCACTATTCTCAGCAGGAAACACGATTAAAGATCAGCTGattttatctttatgttttaAACCTACAAAACTTCTTGGAGTCAAAGCAGGAAGAAATAATCTGAGCTAATCCAGATTATAATTGAAGATGGATTTGAAGAGCTTCACTGATGTTAATGTTGCCCAAACTCAGACTGGAAGATATTATACATCTGCCACAAGATGGCGCCAGCGGTTGAAGCAGAGACGGTGCAGAGGTCAGTCTTTGGCTCAGACTGGATGGAAGATATTCTACATGAATAGTAACTCATCATCtgcatatatagatatatataatagtgTGTAATCCACCTTCAGCAGGAAACATGTGGCTCcttgaggatgaggagggtcactgagctgctggatgaagagCAGCACTTCAGTCCAATGGAAATCTCACTGCAATGTGGAAACACTCTTATCTATATTTCATTATGTCCATTTAATAATcttattccttttctttctttttattcgtCAGTGTAGCTTCAGtgttgtcatgtgacctcaGGACGTAAAGTCACCAACTCCAAACTGTCAATTAAAGAATTGTTCAGTAGAAAGTTTAAAGAAGCTGAAGAgctcagtcagagtcagagtctcTACAGCTCATAGCTTCATGTatcataaagaaacaaacaccaaGAATCCAAAAGTATGTGAACATCCACAATGAGTTTGAcgttaaataaatatttctttatttaatcagcacatatttacatttacaaagactttaaaaagtgcattatgTGTAACATgggacctctctctctctgtgtgggaGCAGACTGACGGTCAGAGGAGAACTTCTGTTTAACACAGAGCTTCTCACCCTGttagacagaaaacagtccTCCCTTCCCTCATGTGGCTGCAGTAGAAGTCTGTGAAGCTCCCAGAGAAACAGCCCTTCAGCTCTGAGACACCAGGTCTCAGCTGgactgtttctctgctcagagtCCTGCAGAAGAACCAGCTCAGTCCTCAGGGATCCATCCAGTGGGTTTCtcttcagagcagcagacaccTCATCTATGTACATAAAGCTCCTCCTTCTGCCCCCCCAGGCAGAGCggacagcagctgatgatgaacTGTGGGGCGGCTTCAGAGGAAGAGTCCTGCTTTCACAGATGTAGCTCCTCAGGATGTAGCTCCTGATGCAGCTTCAGGAGCTTCCATTTGTGAATGTACAGACAGCGACAGAGAGCCAGAACAACGGCTGCTACTGCTGCCAGTCCCAGTCCAGCATAAAGCCCCGGCCTCCCCCGGCTCTCtggctctggttctggttctggttctggctctgGAGTCAGAGGTTTGGGCTcatcaacagctgctgtaaGGAACATTGAAAGAACAAGTGTGATTTCTCatgtctgctccatgtctgcaccatgtctgctccatgtctgcaccatgtctgctccatgtctgctccatgtctgcaccatgtctgctccatgtctgAGTCCACTCACCTGTGATGCTGAGGGAGAACGGTTTGACCTTCCTGCCGGATCCAGTGAACATCCTACAGCGATACCGACCCGAGTCGTTCATCTGGACTCTGGACAGGTGAAGCTGGACGCGTCCTGTTCTCAGAGCGTCTTTGTCGCACTGAACCCGTCCTGCAAACTGCTCGTGTGGAGGCTCCTTATCCATCCTGACTATGTCGTCCAGATGATAAAACACCTTCAGCTCAGGGTCCATGAGACAGTGGATCTtcagggaggagatggagatgttgGCTCTGGATGAGAAGCACCATTCCACTGTGACGTTACTGCCCTCCACTGCCTGGATATCCAGAGCCCTGTCATGACACTCAGTCA
The sequence above is a segment of the Pempheris klunzingeri isolate RE-2024b chromosome 23, fPemKlu1.hap1, whole genome shotgun sequence genome. Coding sequences within it:
- the LOC139223113 gene encoding programmed cell death 1 ligand 1-like, translating into MEGWTASSLLCLLAVRLFCGAAGVTECHDRALDIQAVEGSNVTVEWCFSSRANISISFLVIHCLFLAPEWKLFYHLYDTVNMVEDPPHEQFAGRVQCDKDALRTGRVRFHVSRVQMNDSGQYCCRTVTGSGSKIKPFSLNITAAEPKPLTPEPEPEPEPEPEPEPESRGRPGLYAGLGLAAVAAALLSVCTFRN
- the LOC139223107 gene encoding programmed cell death 1 ligand 1-like isoform X1, with product MEGWTASSLLCLLAVRLFCGAAGVTECHDRALDIQAVEGSNVTVEWCFSSRANISISSLKIHCLMDPELKVFYHLDDIVRMDKEPPHEQFAGRVQCDKDALRTGRVQLHLSRVQMNDSGRYRCRMFTGSGRKVKPFSLSITAAVDEPKPLTPEPEPEPEPEPESRGRPGLYAGLGLAAVAAVVLALCRCLYIHKWKLLKLHQELHPEELHL
- the LOC139223107 gene encoding programmed cell death 1 ligand 1-like isoform X2, with protein sequence MEGWTASSLLCLLAVRLFCGAAGVTECHDRALDIQAVEGSNVTVEWCFSSRANISISSLKIHCLMDPELKVFYHLDDIVRMDKEPPHEQFAGRVQCDKDALRTGRVQLHLSRVQMNDSGRYRCRMFTGSGRKVKPFSLSITAVDEPKPLTPEPEPEPEPEPESRGRPGLYAGLGLAAVAAVVLALCRCLYIHKWKLLKLHQELHPEELHL